A genomic stretch from bacterium includes:
- a CDS encoding Fic family protein, producing MIGKNRQQTQGFKAFIPYPFPDKGLLTYSRAIILKDAQASRLLGKLDGITQLLPDVDFFIYMYVRKDAAASSQIEGTKATMINSLEAEVKLENGLPADVDDILHYIQAMNYGLERLKKLPLSLRFIREIHQKLMASARATHFSDPGHFRKSQNWISGKGPGDAEFVPPPVEDMHRALGDFETFLHADNPIPPLIKAAMIHAQFETIHPFLDGNGRTGRMLISCYLGQQGLLEKPVLYLSSYFKKYRKTYYQRLIDYREDKVEKWLNFFLDGIIETAESAIDTVRKITLLRESHILKISQMNKTSSQSAMKILPQLFAQPIVTVSIMQQWTGFKTRTGAQKLIDRLSEAGILSIKDESQKYGRSYIYKTYLDIFEKS from the coding sequence ATGATAGGTAAAAATAGACAGCAAACCCAGGGTTTTAAGGCTTTTATACCTTATCCTTTTCCGGACAAGGGTCTTTTGACCTATTCCAGAGCCATAATCCTGAAAGATGCCCAGGCATCAAGATTATTAGGTAAGTTGGACGGCATAACTCAGCTGCTGCCGGACGTTGATTTTTTCATTTACATGTATGTCCGCAAAGACGCGGCGGCTTCCAGCCAAATTGAAGGGACCAAAGCCACTATGATAAATTCGCTGGAGGCGGAGGTCAAATTGGAAAATGGCTTGCCAGCGGACGTGGATGATATCCTGCACTACATTCAGGCTATGAATTACGGTCTGGAACGGCTTAAAAAACTTCCTTTGTCGTTGCGTTTTATAAGGGAAATCCATCAAAAACTAATGGCATCCGCCAGGGCTACGCACTTTTCCGACCCGGGACATTTTCGGAAAAGTCAAAATTGGATCAGCGGCAAAGGGCCGGGGGATGCGGAATTCGTCCCGCCTCCGGTGGAGGATATGCACCGTGCTCTGGGCGACTTCGAGACTTTTCTGCATGCCGATAATCCCATACCTCCGCTTATAAAGGCGGCAATGATTCACGCCCAGTTCGAAACCATCCATCCCTTTTTGGATGGGAACGGACGTACCGGCCGAATGCTGATATCATGCTATTTAGGCCAGCAGGGGCTTTTAGAAAAACCGGTTTTATACTTATCCTCATATTTTAAAAAATACAGAAAGACATATTATCAGCGTCTGATTGATTACCGTGAGGATAAAGTTGAGAAATGGCTCAACTTTTTTCTGGATGGCATCATAGAAACCGCGGAATCGGCCATAGATACTGTACGCAAGATAACACTTTTGCGAGAAAGCCATATTCTTAAAATCAGCCAGATGAACAAGACCTCATCCCAAAGTGCTATGAAAATTCTTCCTCAACTGTTTGCTCAGCCAATTGTTACTGTAAGCATTATGCAGCAATGGACTGGGTTTAAAACCAGAACTGGAGCACAAAAACTGATAGATCGTTTATCCGAAGCGGGTATTTTATCAATTAAGGACGAATCTCAAAAATATGGCCGTTCCTATATCTATAAAACATATCTTGATATATTTGAAAAAAGTTGA
- a CDS encoding M20/M25/M40 family metallo-hydrolase encodes MINAHQILKELNFERLAGSANETKAIKIITKYLGQLKVKHQLEPFQLHAFDTGTAAISCGGKTFRAHPFGLTKSQTISGELVYLEDLELLVNDRGSYQGKIILTYSYGRKLVEAIKRSGAKALIDIGSPQREAPSWSYRQKNYEEGYIPSATVSYEDGAKLAGLSGKKATLKIKQTVSRRTARNIIVDIKGTGSDRTLTLAVGHYDSVARSPGSCDNGGGVVSLLKAVEHFARHRPARDLRVIFFSGEEMGLRGSFSYVEKHKKEIAERAGLVVNIDVGGDDLGLNHFEVLGTSQLQGYVCGITREIGHYFRSGVDIYSSDCMPFAVYEVPSVNISREGGQSSFNIHTPGDTVEYTSARGLQPTIEAGINLLDRALNAKIYPVNKEIDRSLKDKIEKYLWNALQVPPEMKWTPEYKK; translated from the coding sequence ATGATCAATGCCCATCAGATCCTCAAAGAGCTCAACTTCGAGCGGCTGGCCGGATCAGCCAATGAAACCAAGGCCATCAAGATCATCACCAAATACCTCGGCCAGCTTAAGGTCAAGCACCAACTGGAGCCTTTCCAACTCCACGCCTTTGACACTGGCACGGCCGCCATATCCTGCGGGGGAAAGACCTTCAGGGCCCATCCCTTTGGCCTGACCAAGAGCCAGACCATCAGCGGCGAGCTGGTCTACCTGGAAGACCTGGAACTGCTGGTGAACGACCGGGGCTCGTACCAGGGCAAGATCATCCTGACCTATTCCTACGGCCGCAAGCTGGTGGAAGCCATCAAAAGGTCAGGCGCCAAGGCCCTGATAGACATCGGCAGCCCGCAACGGGAGGCCCCCAGCTGGTCGTACCGCCAGAAGAACTATGAGGAGGGATACATTCCATCGGCCACGGTGTCCTACGAAGACGGCGCCAAGCTGGCCGGGCTGTCCGGTAAAAAAGCGACCCTTAAAATAAAACAAACCGTTTCCCGGCGCACCGCCCGCAACATCATCGTGGACATCAAGGGCACCGGCAGCGACCGCACTTTGACCCTGGCGGTGGGGCATTACGACAGCGTGGCCCGCTCTCCCGGCTCCTGCGACAACGGGGGCGGGGTGGTCTCATTGCTCAAGGCGGTGGAGCATTTTGCCCGGCACCGCCCGGCCCGCGACCTGCGGGTGATATTCTTCTCCGGCGAGGAGATGGGTTTGAGGGGCAGTTTTTCATACGTGGAGAAGCATAAGAAGGAGATCGCGGAACGGGCCGGGCTGGTGGTCAACATCGACGTGGGCGGCGACGACCTGGGACTGAATCACTTCGAAGTATTGGGCACCTCCCAGCTGCAGGGCTATGTCTGCGGCATCACCCGGGAGATCGGCCACTATTTCCGCAGCGGGGTGGACATCTATTCCAGCGACTGCATGCCGTTCGCGGTCTACGAGGTGCCCTCGGTCAACATCTCCCGGGAGGGCGGCCAAAGCTCGTTCAACATCCACACCCCGGGGGACACGGTGGAGTACACCTCGGCCCGGGGCCTGCAGCCCACCATCGAGGCTGGGATCAATCTTCTGGACCGGGCGCTCAACGCCAAGATATATCCGGTCAACAAGGAGATAGACAGGTCGCTGAAGGACAAGATAGAAAAATACCTGTGGAACGCCCTGCAGGTGCCGCCGGAGATGAAGTGGACGCCGGAGTACAAGAAGTAA
- a CDS encoding M6 family metalloprotease domain-containing protein, which yields MKKIFSMALLAAAITILWSGPAFSMPALDGKGPEPRMTKSGVLLNQPNPRTKGQKITGSWKALIILIDFPDYRWDHQTDANFVNDSLYYTPDHFDSLANSLGTFRHPECVSNVTGSIRDFYIENSYGQFDVISTVAGWYTAAENFAYYSNNNGFGSYPTNAQGLVEEAVAAADPFVDFRQFDNDLDDTVDALYIVHAGPGAEALPVSVRDDYIWSHASGISTQFRDGVYVSTYSTEPEDGKTGVFCHEFGHVLGLPDLYDYTYLSSGVGEWCAMAGGSWGHRDSADLRGTAPTHFSAWCKQELGWIDPVNLTHNQMGLAIPPAELSPVAYRLWNNGDSTGTQYFLVENRQNIGFDSGFTRRQLNYGLPRGHGLLIWHVDETIYGNDDRTHKMVDLEESSPVNVNGFYLEHLDTVRTQPIDKYLYNGNRGDDGDPWPGYWTNALDSVLYSGNRDKCDFNQYSIPSSKNYAGANTLAGAENITEIGTSITADLFVTIDASVVFPGLGDSLAQSENIDVIWHSSAAGGILCDSLYFSADSGSTWSLTGYSNTGDTLMFWVVPSVVSGRCFIKVVTRTNAGSKVSHLSGKFAVGLTGVEGGPAEKIADLKYRLLPAQPNPSSNGMVTMSFEMPKAQRADLTVYNILGQPVKVLAAGFYRAGHHEIKWDGRDERGVRSAPGIYLYQLKTADFNKINKIIIVK from the coding sequence ATGAAGAAGATATTTTCAATGGCTTTATTGGCGGCGGCTATTACGATCCTGTGGTCTGGACCGGCCTTCTCCATGCCTGCCTTGGACGGAAAGGGCCCGGAGCCGCGAATGACCAAAAGCGGGGTACTGCTTAACCAGCCCAATCCCAGGACCAAGGGCCAGAAGATCACAGGAAGCTGGAAGGCCCTGATAATCCTGATAGACTTTCCCGATTACCGCTGGGACCACCAGACTGACGCCAATTTTGTCAACGACAGCCTGTATTACACCCCTGATCATTTTGACAGCCTAGCCAACAGTCTGGGAACTTTCCGGCATCCGGAGTGCGTCAGCAATGTCACCGGCAGCATCAGGGATTTTTACATAGAGAATTCCTACGGCCAGTTTGACGTGATCTCCACCGTTGCCGGGTGGTACACTGCTGCGGAAAACTTTGCCTACTATTCCAATAACAACGGTTTTGGTTCTTACCCCACCAATGCCCAGGGTCTGGTGGAAGAGGCGGTGGCTGCCGCCGATCCTTTTGTCGATTTCAGGCAATTTGACAACGACCTCGACGATACTGTGGATGCATTGTATATAGTCCACGCCGGCCCGGGGGCCGAGGCCCTGCCGGTATCAGTGCGCGACGATTACATCTGGTCGCATGCCTCCGGCATTTCAACCCAGTTTCGGGACGGGGTGTATGTTTCCACCTATTCCACCGAACCCGAGGACGGCAAGACCGGGGTCTTCTGCCATGAGTTCGGCCATGTCCTCGGCCTGCCCGACCTCTACGACTATACTTATCTTTCCAGCGGGGTGGGCGAATGGTGCGCCATGGCCGGAGGCAGCTGGGGCCACCGGGACTCGGCAGATCTCCGGGGAACGGCGCCGACCCACTTCTCGGCCTGGTGCAAGCAGGAGCTGGGCTGGATCGATCCGGTAAATCTTACCCACAACCAGATGGGTCTGGCCATCCCCCCGGCCGAACTGAGCCCGGTCGCCTACAGATTATGGAACAATGGCGACTCCACCGGCACACAGTATTTTCTGGTGGAGAACCGCCAGAACATCGGGTTTGATAGCGGATTCACCCGCCGTCAGCTGAACTACGGCCTGCCCCGGGGTCACGGCCTGCTGATCTGGCATGTGGATGAAACCATATACGGCAACGACGACCGGACCCACAAGATGGTGGATCTGGAGGAATCCAGCCCGGTGAATGTCAACGGCTTTTATCTGGAGCACCTGGATACAGTAAGGACCCAGCCAATAGACAAGTACTTGTACAACGGCAACCGGGGCGATGACGGCGACCCCTGGCCGGGTTACTGGACCAATGCGCTTGATTCCGTGCTATATAGCGGAAACCGGGATAAATGTGACTTCAACCAATATTCCATCCCCTCGTCCAAGAACTACGCCGGGGCCAATACCCTGGCCGGGGCGGAGAACATAACTGAAATAGGGACCAGCATCACGGCCGACCTGTTTGTGACCATAGATGCCTCGGTGGTCTTTCCCGGGTTGGGCGACAGTCTGGCCCAGTCGGAGAACATCGATGTCATCTGGCATTCCTCGGCGGCCGGCGGCATTCTCTGCGACAGCCTTTATTTCAGCGCTGACAGCGGCAGCACCTGGAGCCTGACGGGTTATTCAAACACCGGCGACACCCTGATGTTCTGGGTCGTTCCATCGGTGGTATCCGGACGCTGTTTCATCAAGGTAGTGACCCGGACCAACGCCGGAAGCAAGGTCAGCCATTTGAGCGGCAAATTCGCCGTAGGCCTGACCGGGGTGGAAGGGGGCCCGGCGGAAAAAATTGCGGATCTGAAATACCGCCTGCTGCCGGCCCAGCCCAACCCTTCTTCCAACGGCATGGTTACCATGTCCTTTGAAATGCCCAAAGCCCAGCGGGCGGACCTGACGGTCTACAATATCCTGGGACAGCCGGTCAAAGTGCTGGCCGCCGGTTTCTACCGGGCCGGACACCATGAGATCAAATGGGACGGCAGGGACGAGCGGGGCGTCAGATCGGCGCCTGGCATATACCTGTACCAATTGAAAACAGCGGATTTCAATAAGATCAACAAGATAATTATTGTCAAATAG